One segment of Bacteroides caecimuris DNA contains the following:
- a CDS encoding phosphorylcholine transferase LicD, which produces MIDEKLQNDLRAKYNPEGSQLRQHQLRTLEILKIVDIICREHDINYWLSSGTLLGAVRHKGFIPWDDDVDIEMLRDDFKKFNEIIPQYLPENFKLQNHKTDKCYYWPFSKVRDERYPIKEVCNTDIRYKYHGVYIDVFCIEKGSLFFSKISKWLHYRLCLGRSCYKSTPKLYLSLVYNTLTHLVYPFFRLCMFFRPDSKLFQTYGSGFHRYRTMEDIFPLTKIEFEGYKFNAPKDSHAYLQKIFGDYMKMPNENNIVSHI; this is translated from the coding sequence ATGATAGACGAAAAATTGCAGAATGATTTGCGTGCTAAATATAATCCTGAAGGTTCACAGTTACGTCAACACCAATTAAGAACATTGGAGATTCTTAAAATTGTCGACATTATATGTAGGGAACACGATATAAATTATTGGTTGTCAAGTGGTACATTATTAGGTGCCGTTCGTCATAAAGGTTTCATACCATGGGATGATGATGTTGACATAGAAATGCTTAGAGATGACTTTAAGAAATTCAATGAAATCATACCGCAATATTTACCGGAAAACTTTAAGCTACAGAATCATAAGACTGATAAATGTTATTATTGGCCTTTTTCAAAAGTTAGAGATGAACGTTACCCTATAAAAGAAGTATGTAATACAGATATCAGGTATAAATATCATGGGGTATATATTGATGTATTTTGCATAGAGAAAGGTTCTCTTTTCTTCTCGAAAATATCTAAGTGGCTTCATTATAGATTGTGTTTAGGGAGATCTTGCTATAAATCAACTCCTAAGTTATATTTGTCTTTGGTATATAATACATTAACCCACTTAGTATATCCATTCTTTCGCTTGTGCATGTTTTTCCGTCCCGATTCAAAGTTATTTCAAACTTATGGTTCTGGGTTTCATAGATATCGTACAATGGAGGATATTTTCCCTTTAACAAAAATTGAATTTGAAGGCTATAAGTTTAATGCTCCAAAGGATTCTCATGCTTATCTTCAAAAGATTTTTGGCGACTATATGAAAATGCCCAATGAGAACAACATTGTATCTCATATATAA
- a CDS encoding CapA family protein, whose translation MKDLHISFVGDIMPGGVLAYQDRFYTDSIKEYLSGFDLRVATLEVAIGDNISFDEIKMKGRCNIIYSKNESIAKIVELNINIVSLANNHIFDLGFEGFENTIKLLGENKICYCGAGRNIEEARRPVLIEMHGKTIAFLAYCDYDFPTIGYVPIATENSYGINPLNIDSAVADIKKYKEKCDFVVILPHWGVEYNRFPTKKMKDYGKMMIDAGADLIIGSHAHIVQPSIRYKKKHIFYGLGNFLFPDFYMYPPRPIWYPSVVGDNHSMNITYDYPFPIKNPLKRVWREASRVGLMVEVVISKDFNISSRLSILRRDNIVELYTNKKLDRKLSLLSIIVSSPLYNGGTLIGKLMAKVNSLLFLIKK comes from the coding sequence ATGAAAGATTTACATATATCATTTGTTGGTGATATAATGCCAGGTGGAGTATTGGCATATCAAGATCGATTCTATACAGATTCTATAAAAGAGTACTTGTCGGGGTTTGATTTACGTGTGGCAACTCTTGAGGTTGCAATAGGAGATAATATCTCCTTTGACGAAATCAAAATGAAAGGGAGATGTAATATCATATATTCAAAAAATGAATCGATTGCTAAAATTGTAGAATTGAATATTAATATTGTATCTTTAGCGAACAATCATATTTTTGACTTAGGATTTGAAGGTTTTGAGAATACCATTAAGTTGCTTGGAGAAAACAAAATCTGTTATTGTGGAGCTGGTCGAAATATAGAAGAAGCGAGACGCCCTGTTTTGATTGAAATGCATGGGAAGACAATAGCATTTCTTGCATATTGTGATTATGATTTTCCCACTATTGGCTATGTGCCAATTGCAACTGAAAATTCATACGGTATAAATCCGCTGAATATAGATTCTGCTGTTGCAGACATAAAAAAATATAAAGAAAAGTGTGATTTTGTGGTAATCTTACCTCATTGGGGGGTAGAGTATAATCGTTTTCCTACTAAAAAAATGAAAGATTATGGTAAGATGATGATTGATGCTGGTGCCGACTTGATTATTGGCAGCCATGCTCATATCGTTCAGCCAAGCATAAGGTATAAAAAGAAACATATATTTTATGGTTTGGGGAATTTCTTGTTCCCTGACTTCTATATGTATCCTCCCCGCCCAATATGGTATCCGTCTGTTGTAGGGGACAACCATTCGATGAATATTACCTATGATTACCCATTCCCTATTAAGAATCCACTGAAAAGAGTGTGGAGAGAAGCCTCTAGAGTTGGTCTTATGGTAGAAGTTGTAATTTCTAAAGATTTTAATATTTCTTCTCGGCTATCTATCTTAAGACGAGATAATATTGTAGAGTTGTATACGAATAAAAAATTAGATAGAAAGTTGTCTTTATTGAGTATTATTGTTTCATCGCCTTTATACAATGGGGGGACTCTAATTGGGAAATTGATGGCTAAAGTAAACAGTTTATTGTTTTTAATCAAGAAATGA